TTCCTAACGTTCTTATACTGGGACCGTTAGATTACTTCTCTcgttctcctcttttttctctcacTCGAGTGGGATGTCACCTAACCAATAACACGTGGCCACGTTGACGCTGACTTGGCTCATCAGTCGATTTGTGGTGAAATACGCTCGAAAATTCTTCACAGCACACTTGAAAAAACAAACTTTGGCTGCATGCTAGatcatcactctctctctcgtacAGTTTGGTTGATAAATTAAATCATTTATTGACTCTCCGACCGCGTCTTTGTTAaaggatgatatatatatatatatacaaggaaTTCTTGAAACAGAATCAAAgaatttactcaaaaaaatcAACAAAGGTACgctatcaactttttttttgctgaataATTGCTACCAAATGCTTTTTGCTTAATTTCGCTTTCATTAGGTTACCAAGTTGTCGCCAATCTTGTTTGTTCATTATCCTAATAAATGAAGCTGATTGAGAATTTCATCTTGACCAGTTATCCGTTTCGGCGGGGTTTCTAATGCAAATCCCACACTCGAGCAAATTTGAAACAAATATACGGACTCTAGCTGCAAAGGACACTGTTGAGGGGAAGGCAATGTAAAAGCTATTTACCACACTGTAACTGAGAACCAGAATCCACTATGAACATGCTTTAGCAGCCCATGGGCTACGATTAACCACGGCCCAATCGGTAGATGGCTAGAGCTTCCACACCTTTGTAGCCCTCGCATAATATCTTTGCCATTTTCTCTTTCTAACTACGTAAGTTACACAGAATAGTACAGGAGGAAATTGTGGAAGGACATGGCTCAAACAAAAACATGCCGGTGCAAATCGACAAGAGCCACGGTCCAGTGAGTGAATGAACTTATATTCGTGCGCAATATAATTTCCATTTCCGTACAAGGGTTACCAAGCGAAGTACTAATCCTTATAGCCACGGTggttatgtaaatttttttttcgctctcaaaacttacattaaaaaaaaaaggcatcgtAAACAAATCAACTATTCCAACAAGAGATAAGAGTCCTTTTGTCCATATCCAATTGCACAGAATTAGCGTtaatacatacacatacatagttgagctggaatgcagTCGGTAGTaaacaggctccgttgccatctatttgttttcgatgaccgagctttcaaatcgacgatcgatacggttgaatatgatctaatctataaaccaaattttaaatcttttcgacatcattgacctgataatcaaaaatttttaaaaattataattttaatgatagatacgagacgttttcttatttaatggtacaaaactatccaaattaattaaattttgattaaaaaattctttaaactatttagaacaaaatctatactctcgatcttaattacaaaattcctatcatcactttttaaagaatatttattttcagttatttatttttacgcccacttgatagacaaaaaaataatatcgaaaaaatataaaatttgacttttaaatactTTTGAGTGGCGTaaatcaatttcaacggtgccaattgtcgatttgaaagtttcatcatcgaaaataaatgaatgaCAACAAaactcgtttgctatcgatattATTCCActtcaactttatatatatatatagagagagagagagagagacttaacTTACAGCGGACCGACCAAAGACGCGACCAAACCCAAGAGCAAACGCAAGAGCAACAGGCCCGAACCCAGATTCCAAGCCACCAACTTAAGCATACAGTACGCAAAAAATTGTTTGGAAATGAAACATGTACCAGCAAGATCACCAAATGCTAGTTCAGGAGTCTGCCCCCACCccacaaaacacacacacacacacacacacacacacacacacacacacaaaacaaATTCACAGCAAGCAATAAAGGATTACAAAGCCGCAAATCTTACCATACATGCATCACCGCTCCATGTCATAATCGTCATCACTTCTGTACTCACCTTCAAGAAGCCACTGCTCGAGTTCATCCACCTCATCCTCCTCAATCTCATGCCTATACCATCCAAGTGACGAATCCCAATACACAGCCCCCAGCTCCTCACCACGGCAAGCCATGTGCAGGAAAGGCCGACTCCTAGCTAGGGCATCTACCATGTCCCTGTTCAAGCTCCCTGTCACCCCGAGCCACCTCAACCGTGGGAAGTATGGCTTCTTAAACCATCGGAAAGAAAGCGGCGTGATACCTCCACAGTCATATAGATCTAGCAAGTGCAAGCTACTCCCGTGAGACCCGCCCTCGACTTGCATTGAAGCTAAGGCCATGACCGAAGTGTCCCCTATGTGCGCACACTCTCTAATTCGGAGCTCAACAATTGGAATTCGACTTCTCGCTAGCCGTAAGATACCATTGTCGGTGAGATTAGGAAGCTTCGATATATCCAATACTTGCAGACTCAATCTTGTGGAACCACCCAATAGCAATGTGATACCATCGTCTGTCAGTCTTCTGCACCCTCTTAGAGACAACGAAACCAGCGGGCATTTCCCGCTACCAAGATAAGATAACCCTATATTAGTGATGTCCATATTGTCTAGTAGTAGTACCTGCAACTTtgggaggcagcttagggctCTTAAAGCCACATCACCCACCTTTCGGCAGTCTCTTAGGTCCAATACATTCAGATCTTTATTACATGacaaccctaaaatcccatgATTGGTTAAGAGATTACACCACCTCAAGCTAACATGTGTTAAAGAAAGAGAGGTGGCAGAGATGTCATGGAAAACCAGATCAGTCAGCTGGCTTCCGTGGGACACCCTAAGCTTGCGAAGGCTCGAGCATGAGTGTATTATCGCCCTGAGACCAGTATCTGTAACACGAGAGAAGCCACCAAGAGAAATACTTTCGAGTTTCGAGCAGGTATCAGCCATCAAGAGAATTCCAAGATCATTTACTCGTCGAAAGTAGGTGAATAAGAACTCTTGGCTTCGGACAAGAGAAATGTGCTTCAGTTTACCACGTGGATTGATTTGCTGAAGGCCTGCATTGGTGAGATCGGAAGATGATATGGGTTCTATGATAGGAGCATCCTGAAGATCCAAATGTGTTAAGGCCGGAAGGGCCTTTGATATAGAACTGACCAACTGATCTGTGATGTAGTCTACCGAGAGGCATAGCTTTTGAAGGCTAGGAAAGAATGGCGGTATAGTACGACCTAGAGAGTGCTGTGACTCAGCCGTTATACTCAAGAGTTTGACCAACATGGATATAGGGATGTAACCAATCTCAAGAGAAGAAAGTCTCTGAGAGGCAGAAGCCCATGCTTGCCCAAATTTAGTATCGTCGAATGATGAAGCATCAACTGCTAAGCTCAAAGACTAGCAAAAGTAGAGAATACATATCAGAGTGATGGTAGGGAATCCTGATCATAACAAAGGAATAGTCACAGCAGTAATAAGCTACAAGAAGTAGGAAAAACATGCATCAAGATTTAACAAGAATACACTGTAGCTAACTGAGGTGTTTAAAGCGAACTCTATTATATTACAAAATGCACTATGTAAAACTTAGGCATTTatactaaataatataaataattcagAAGCATAAAACACAGGGGACCTAAGTTTCTAGACAGTTGCATACATAGGCACTTCGGTAAAGAATATTATACCAAGGTAACTAAGGAAGCTACTAATTTGGGCACATCCATGTCATTATGATCCATTATCCGGGCCCATCTAATACTAATTCACAATTTCATGCAACACTCGTAATTCAGAAAGCTAATGCTATAATGTAGGAAGGCGTGTGTGGACTAGGGCCTAAGCAGCTTGGAGAGACCATAGATGGACATAGCGAGCATTTTTCTCTAAAACCAATGGCCGCACAGTAAAATGTGGAAGAAGGCATGCAATGAAAGTTGTACAAAGCCTCTAATGTAAAAGAAAGAGCTACTATTCCACGGGACTCATTTGACCTACCAGCCACATAGGAAAGTATAGATCAAGAAATTCTTTCACCAAAGTCAAGTATCGGTCTGCAGATACAGATATGAAcacatacatgtatacatgAAACAAATAGTATTGCATAGAACCAAATATTCATTTCAACACTATAAAGAAGGTTCTCGTATCGATCATAATCTATCTCAAGAAGGGCATATCTTTCTAGTTGAAAAGACACTTAAGCTTCTAGACAGAAAATAAAGACGATAGAGTTAAATACTATTAAGCAGATACTTCTAATAACTATGAACAATTGCACTATCTCTAATACATTAATGAAAACATATTCTTACATACCTCCAGCTGGGAACAGCCATTAAGCAGTTCTTCTAGATCAGAAAAGCAGATTGAGATCCCTCTGCGCTCCGCAAGAGAGTTTACAGAAAGTGTCCTGATGTTTGATCAAGCAAAAAGAAAGTATCAATATAGACGAACCAGAACGttgttttcctccaaaaaaaGCCGAAAAGACAATTATGATGAAAAGATTATTTTCTAAGGGTCACCGTTCTGTTATACTTCAGATAAAAGTGTACAATATTAAAGGACTATTCTTTATTCTTCGCCCCTATAAAGAGAAGATTACCTCCACCACTATGCATTACACACAACTGTACAAGATGAGATCCATGCACATATTGCTTAGTTGCATGTAATTCGTCATGATGCTGATTGGTGGAGGAGATATCCTCTGCATTATATAAAGGTCGAGGTTTCATTTTATATCCAATATGGGAACTATTATTCTTGATATTACTAACATCTAGCAGGCCCTTTTTGAGTAAGTATGGTGGAGTCGGAATTACATTAAGAGGCCTTCTCAATACTTAATTTACACTCAAAATAGTCGAAACTTAGGGTGCATATGACACTTCAAGTTTCTGCTGCAATTATTTACATTTCATACAACCGAGAACTATAGATCGCAGCAAAGCAAGTCACCGATAAAAAGAATTTAAGAATTCAACATTGGATTTATCGTCACCTGATATCGCGGCACTTGTTTCCGAGTTCGGCGAGAAGCCTCCCGCTGATGTTCTCGCAGTTAAGGAGGCAGATCTCGTGGAGCGACGGCCTCGCGAGGTACCCAATCGACGAGTCGTCGAGGCGGCTACAGTCGAGGCGGAGGCTCCGGAGGTACGGATTCGGCGGGAGAAGCGGCCTCAGCAGGTCCAGCGTGGGCGCGATCTcctgaaaccctaaccctaatttagCCCCCCACAAAAAAAGGCCGAATCGCCTAGTAAGCATGGGAAATCGAAGGACCGAGAACGTACAAGGAGGTGGACGGAGGGAAGGAAGGAGAGGGTGTGGGAGGCGCAGGCGCGGAGGGAGCggcacgcggcggcggcggtgacgaGGGAGCGCACGTCGAGCTTGGAGAGGATCGTCGCCATTACGGTGGAGGGGAGGTAGTGCTCGATCTCCGGGGGCGAaggatctcctcctcctccgccgccgccgccaccgcttcGCCGGAGCATCGCAACGCCTCCTTGGGATTCCCCGACCATTGTTAGTGCGCgcgatagagagagaggggaagtaGGGAGATGAAAGGGAGTTATTAATTAGGAGGTGACATCGTCATTGTGACTGTTGCTGCTTCCGCGAAGCTTCGCGTTTGCTTTTTTTTGGCGCTGGTGCTAGGGCTAGCAAATGAGCGGccgactcgcgttcggctcggCTTGCCGAGCTCGACCAAAaattaaacgagccgagcttgaacaaatgAGAAAgcttgaaatttattttaagtCTACCTTGAGTATTAGTCCACTAACTCAAATTAAGCTCAAAAaaactctataatatatatatggccaatttgcataaaaaatccactagttttgggcttttgcaaaaccgggccacctttttcgtttttgcagattcggtccacttttttaGCAacctgaccaaaatacccttgtacctttttctctctcctcttttttttctctcgttcttttttttttttcttttacaggaGAGCGGCGAAGGCAGAAACGCCACACCCCCTGCCCCGGCGACGTCGCCCTCGCCCGCTCCGGCGACGNNNNNNNNNNNNNNNNNNNNNNNNNNNNNNNNNNNNNNNNNNNNNNNNNNNNNNNNNNNNNNNNNNNNNNNNNNNNNNNNNNNNNNNNNNNNNNNNNNNNNNNNNNNNNNNNNNNNNNNNNNNNNNNNNNNNNNNNNNNNNNNNNNNNNNNNNNNNNNNNNNNNNNNNNNNNNNNNNNNNNNNNNNNNNNNNNNNNNNNNNNNNNNNNNNNNNNNNNNNNNNNNNNNNNNNNNNNNNNNNNNNNNNNNNNNNNNNNNNNNNNNNNNNNNNNNNNNNNNNNNNNNNNNNNNNNNNNNNNNNNNNNNNNNNNNNNNNNNNNNNNNNNNNNNNNNNNNNNNNNNNNNNNNNNNNNNNNNNNNNNNNNNNNNNNNNNNNNNNNNNNNNNNNNNNNNNNNNNNNNNNNNNNNNNNNNNNNNNNNNNNNNNNNNNNNNNNNNNNNNNNNNNNNNNNNNNNNNNNNNNNNNNNNNNNNNNNNNNNNNNNNNNNNNNNNNNNNNNNNNNNNNNNNNNNNNNNNNNNNNNNNNNNNNNNNNNNNNNNNNNNNNNNNNNNNNNNNNNNNNNNNNNNNNNNNNNNNNNNNNNNNNNNNNNNNNNNNNNNNNNNNNNNNNNNNNNNNNNNNNNNNNNNNNNNNNNNNNNNNNNNNNNNNNNNNNNNNNNNNNNNNNNNNNNNNNNNNNNNNNNNNNNNNNNNNNNNNNNNNNNNNNNNNNNNNNNNNNNNNNNNNNNNNNNNNNNNNNNNNNNNNNNNNNNNNNNNNNNNNNNNNNNNNNNNNNNNNNNNNNNNNNNNNNNNNNNNNNNNNNNNNNNNNNNNNNNNNNNNNNNNNNNNNNNNNNNNNNNNNNNNNNNNNNNNNNNNNNNNNNNNNNNNNNNNNNNNNNNNNNNNNNNNNNNNNNNNNNNNNNNNNNNNNNNNNNNNNNNNNNNNNNNNNNNNNNNNNNNNNNNNNNNNNNNNNNNNNNNNNNNNNNNNNNNNNNNNNNNNNNNNNNNNNNNNNNNNNNNNNNNNNNNNNNNNNNNNNNNNNNNNNNNNNNNNNNNNNNNNNNNNNNNNNNNNNNNNNNNNNNNNNNNNNNNNNNNNNNNNNNNNNNNNNNNNNNNNNNNNNGCAGCGGCGACGGGcgatggtgtaatggtgcaccattacaccattaatggtgtaatggtgtaattacaccattaatggtggcaGCGAAGAGCCGGGCCAGAGGGACGACGCGGTTGATGAGGTATCGACGAGGCACGGCAGAGCAGGCCCGGTCGGCGCTGACGGCGAGCGTGAAGCGGGCGAGCTCCCGGGGCTGCGGCGGACGGCGGCGAGGTAGCAATTTCCTGTaggatgaagaaaaagaagaagaggaggaaaaagaaaaagaaaagaaaagaaaagaagaagaagaagagggaaaaaaaaaggtgctccaACAGGAggataaagaagaagaaaaagaaaaagagaagaaaatattgcTAGGatgaagaagaacaagaagaggaggaaaaagaaaaagaaaaagaaaagaaaagaaaagaaaagaaaagaagaagaagaagaagagggaaaaaaacaaaggtgctccagcaggaggaagaagaagaagaaaaaaaaagagaagaaaaaattgctccgcctggccttcaccttttttttccggcggaaaaaaaaaagaacgagagaacgaagaggagagagaaagaggaaagagaaaaagtaataagggtattttggtcagtttgctgaaaaagcggaccgaatctgcaaaaacgaaaaaggtgacctgattttgcaaaagttcaaaataagtggattttttatgcaaattggcctatatatatatatatatatatatataNNNNNNNNNNNNNNNNNNNNNNNNNNNNNNNNNNNNNNNNNNNNNNNNNNNNNNNNNNNNNNNNNNNNNNNNNNNNNNNNNNNNNNNNNNNNNNNNNNNNNNNNNNNNNNNNNNNNNNNNNNNNNNNNNNNNNNNNNNNNNNNNNNNNNNNNNNNNNNNNNNNNNNNNNNNNNNNNNNNNNNNNNNNNNNNNNNNNNNNNNNNNNNNNNNNNNNNNNNNNNNNNNNNNNNNNNNNNNNNNNNNNNNNNNNNNNNNNNNNNNNNNNNNNNNNNNNNNNNNNNNNNNNNNNNNNNNNNNNNNNNNNNNNNNNNNNNNNNNNNNNNNNNNNNNNNNNNNNNNNNNNNNNNNNNNNNNNNNNNNNNNNNNNNNNNNNNNNNNNNNNNNNNNNNNNNNNNNNNNNNNNNNNNNNNNNNNNNNNNNNNNNNNNNNNNNNNNNNNNNNNNNNNNNNNNNNNNNNNNNNNNNNNNNNNNNNNNNNNNNNNNNNNNNNNNNNNNNNNNNNNNNNNNNNNNNNNNNNNNNNNNNNNNNNNNNNNNNNNNNNNNNNNNNNNNNNNNNNNNNNNNNNNNNNNNNNNNNNNNNNNNNNNNNNNNNNNNNNNNNNNNNNNNNNNNNNNNNNNNNNNNNNNNNNNNNNNNNNNNNNNNNNNNNNNNNNNNNNNNNNNNNNNNNNNNNNNNNNNNNNNNNNNNNNNNNNNNNNNNNNNNNNNNNNNNNNNNNNNNNNNNNNNNNNNNNNNNNNNNNNNNNNNNNNNNNNNNNNNNNNNNNNNNNNNNNNNNNNNNNNNNNNNNNNNNNNNNNNNNNNNNNNNNNNNNNNNNNNNNNNNNNNNNNNNNNNNNNNNNNNNNNNNNNNNNNNNNNNNNNNNNNNNNNNNNNNNNNNNNNNNNNNNNNNNNNNNNNNNNNNNNNNNNNNNNNNNNNNNNNNNNNNNNNNNNNNNNNNNNNNNNNNNNNNNNNNNNNNNNNNNNNNNNNNNNNNNNNNNNNNNNNNNNNNNNNNNNNNNNNNNNNNNNNNNNNNNNNNNNNNNNNNNNNNNNNNNNNNNNNNNNNNNNNNNNNNNNNNNNNNNNNNNNNNNNNNNNNNNNNNNNNNNNNNNNNNNNNNNNNNNNNNNNNNNNNNNNNNNNNNNNNNNNNNNNNNNNNNNNNNNNNNNNNNNNNNNNNNNNNNNNNNNNNNNNNNNNNNNNNNNNNNNNNNNNNNNNNNNNNNNNNNNNNNNNNNNNNNNNNNNNNNNNNNNNNNNNNNNNNNNNNNNNNNNNNNNNNNNNNNNNNNNNNNNNNNNNNNNNNNNNNNNNNNNNNNNNNNNNNNNNNNNNNNNNNNNNNNNNNNNNNNNNNNNNNNNNNNNNNNNNNNNNNNNNNNNNNNNNNNNNNNNNNNNNNNNNNNNNNNNNNNNNNNNNNNNNNNNNNNNNNNNNNNNNNNNNNNNNNNNNNNNNNNNNNNNNNNNNNNNNNNNNNNNNNNNNNNNNNNNNNNNNNNNNNNNNNNNNNNNNNNNNNNNNNNNNNNNNNNNNNNNNNNNNNNNNNNNNNNNNNNNNNNNNNNNNNNNNNNNNNNNNNNNNNNNNNNNNNNNNNNNNNNNNNNNNNNNNNNNNNNNNNNNNNNNNNNNNNNNNNNNNNNNNNNNNNNNNNNNNNNNNNNNNNNNNNNNNNNNNNNNNNNNNNNNNNNNNNNNNNNNNNNNNNNNNNNNNNNNNNNNNNNNNNNNNNNNNNNNNNNNNNNNNNNNNNNNNNNNNNNNNNNNNNNNNNNNNNNNNNNNNNNNNNNNNNNNNNNNNNNNNNNNNNNNNNNNNNNNNNNNNNNNNNNNNNNNNNNNNNNNNNNNNNNNNNNNNNNNNNNNNNNNNNNNNNNNNNNNNNNNNNNNNNNNNNNNNNNNNNNNNNNNNNNNNNNNNNNNNNNNNNNNNNNNNNNNNNNNNNNNNNNNNNNNNNNNNNNNNNNNNNNNNNNNNNNNNNNNNNNNNNNNNNNNNNNNNNNNNNNNNNNNNNNNNNNNNNNNNNNNNNNNNNNNNNNNNNNNNNNNNNNNNNNNNNNNNNNNNNNNNNNNNNNNNNNNNNNNNNNNNNNNNNNNNNNNNNNNNNNNNNNNNNNNNNNNNNNNNNNNNNNNNNNNNNNNNNNNNNNNNNNNNNNNNNNNNNNNNNNNNNNNNNNNNNNNNNNNNNNNNNNNNNNNNNNNNNNNNNNNNNNNNNNNNNNNNNNNNNNNNNNNNNNNNNNNNNNNNNNNNNNNNNNNNNNNNNNNNNNNNNNNNNNNNNNNNNNNNNNNNNNNNNNNNNNNNNNNNNNNNNNNNNNNNNNNNNNNNNNNNNNNNNNNNNNNNNNNNNNNNNNNNNNNNNNNNNNNNNNNNNNNNNNNNNNNNNNNNNNNNNNNNNNNNNNNNNNNNNNNNNNNNNNNNNNNNNNNNNNNNNNNNNNNNNNNNNNNNNNNNNNNNNNNNNNNNNNNNNNNNNNNNNNNNNNNNNNNNNNNNNNNNNNNNNNNNNNNNNNNNNNNNNNNNNNNNNNNNNNNNNNNNNNNNNNNNNNNNNNNNNNNNNNNNNNNNNNNNNNNNNNNNNNNNNNNNNNNNNNNNNNNNNNNNNNNNNNNNNNNNNNNNNNNNNNNNNNNNNNNNNNNNNNNNNNNNNNNNNNNNNNNNNNNNNNNNNNNNNNNNNNNNNNNNNNNNNNNNNccaatactcataatagtatagtagccacggcctatatatatatatatatatatatatatatatatatatatatatataatattttaattatgtatATACTGAGTAAGTAATctaagtttagttaaaattggacCAATATTGTTGGtccataaaaataaacttaatagacaaacaaaagaacaaaattcaactaaatttacactttttctcttttttactttcacaaagttttaaatttctaatctctttttctctttctttttctctatctcTCACCCCAAGTGGCCAAGCCTCAGGCTTGtgcttgaaaaaatatatagaatatttttaaaataaaaaattattgtttatataaaattttaattttagttatatatgattggatagtttaatccaatatttgtatatataatttatttattttttgactgtataaataaaaagaaatagtatGGAGATTGAAAGTGGAAGAGAAAATAtatgaggctgaaaagattagatattcaacacataagttatttttcttcatattataataccgtatttcatataattattttatactttgaactattaggcatacttttatatcaaattatagataatattttatataaattaaattattgatcgtatgatgttgaaaattttaagcggctcgtttagggatTGAGCTCGCTCGACTTCAAATTAGGCTCACTCGAGtttggctcgaattaatttcaaatcaaGCTTGAGCTCAAAtttaggcttgaaattaatttcaagtcgagttTGAACCGaaataagctcgctcgagctcagctcaTTTCCCCTAGGGGCATGTTTGTTTTAACGTAAGTAAAtttggggtggaagtggactttgggttgaagtggagttggggtgaaaattaattcatttctgctgtttgtttctaactgtggaagtgcagttctgcgagttctgttatttgtttggtaggaagtagatggcgtaaaaagtgtagctctccacccccggtatacttacctccgaagtgatatcattgtctattttgtaacttagtgaataataaattgtaataaataaaaattaatataattagatatgtatataattatatatatgtataattataaaataaaattttaaaaaattatattatttgtttgcatataaattataataatgcaacaaataaaattctaaagttaaaaaattattaacatttaacaaatttatttttcataattttctaaatatacaaattaaataaaaaatatattaaaatttacctaaccaaatttgatcatattttagacatgatcaaattttcttttgtggtgtctactgagaaaaaaaaaaatggtgatgTGGAGTTGGGTCGGGACTCGGGAGAGAAAAGGGTAGAGAAGAGggtaaccctaacacattaatTCCCACTCTTGCCTCTTTTCACCTCaccgaaattgacttcgccccataggagggcgaagtcaattttcttattttgtgtGAACTAGATTTTCgggcgtaataaaattacggtgaaccaaacagcggaagtggtctgttttcaccgaaaatcacTTCCTCCTTCCCACTTCCATCCCA
This genomic window from Ananas comosus cultivar F153 linkage group 3, ASM154086v1, whole genome shotgun sequence contains:
- the LOC109707678 gene encoding F-box/LRR-repeat protein 10 → MVGESQGGVAMLRRSGGGGGGGGGDPSPPEIEHYLPSTVMATILSKLDVRSLVTAAAACRSLRACASHTLSFLPSVHLLEIAPTLDLLRPLLPPNPYLRSLRLDCSRLDDSSIGYLARPSLHEICLLNCENISGRLLAELGNKCRDIRTLSVNSLAERRGISICFSDLEELLNGCSQLESLSLAVDASSFDDTKFGQAWASASQRLSSLEIGYIPISMLVKLLSITAESQHSLGRTIPPFFPSLQKLCLSVDYITDQLVSSISKALPALTHLDLQDAPIIEPISSSDLTNAGLQQINPRGKLKHISLVRSQEFLFTYFRRVNDLGILLMADTCSKLESISLGGFSRVTDTGLRAIIHSCSSLRKLRVSHGSQLTDLVFHDISATSLSLTHVSLRWCNLLTNHGILGLSCNKDLNVLDLRDCRKVGDVALRALSCLPKLQVLLLDNMDITNIGLSYLGSGKCPLVSLSLRGCRRLTDDGITLLLGGSTRLSLQVLDISKLPNLTDNGILRLARSRIPIVELRIRECAHIGDTSVMALASMQVEGGSHGSSLHLLDLYDCGGITPLSFRWFKKPYFPRLRWLGVTGSLNRDMVDALARSRPFLHMACRGEELGAVYWDSSLGWYRHEIEEDEVDELEQWLLEGEYRSDDDYDMER